In Flavobacterium sp. GSB-24, the genomic window CTGCTGTTGTTCGCATGACGAACCCGAGCATTCTGATAATGATGGGCACGACCACGACCACGACGGACACGATCATGAACATAATGTAGAAGGCAGCTGGTTTAAATTGTTTTTACCTGCCATAGTTTCATTCGTTATATTATTGATCGGAATTGCCTTTGATAATTACTTTCCACAAAGTTGGTTTACAGGATATGTGAGAACTATTTGGTACGCCATTGCTTATCTTCCAGTTGGGCTTCCTGTTTTGAAAGAAGCTTATGAAAGTATCGTAAAAGGAGATGTTTTTTCAGAATTTTTCTTAATGTGTATTGCCACAATTGGTGCGTTTGCTATAGGAGAATATCCAGAAGGTGTTGCCGTGATGTTATTTTATACGATTGGAGAAACCTTTCAAGGAATGGCAGTTAATCGGGCTAAATCTAGTATTAAAAGTTTATTAGACCAACGTCCTGATGAGGTTCATGTTTTAGAAAATAATGTGTCAGTAAAAGTCAAAGCCAAAGACGTTCAAATTGGCGCTGTTATTCAGCTTAAAGCAGGAGAAAAACTAGGATTAGACGGCGAATTATTATCAGATTCGGCTTCGTTCAATACAGCGGCTTTAACAGGAGAAAGCAAACCCGACACTAAAAAGAAAGGCGAAACTGTTCTGGCAGGAATGATAAATAGAAACACTATTGCAGAAGTAAAAGTAACAACTGCTTATAACGACAGCAAATTGTCTAAAATTCTTGAATTGGTGCAGAATGCAGCAACAAAGAAAGCTCCTGCGGAATTATTCATTAGAAAATTTGCAAAAATTTATACACCAATTGTAGTATATCTGGCGATTGCTATTTGTCTGCTTCCCATGCTTTTCGTAGATAATTATGTTTTCAGCGATTGGCTGTACAGAGCTTTGGTCTTTTTGGTAATTTCTTGTCCTTGTGCTTTGGTAATCAGTATTCCGTTGGGTTATTTTGGAGGAATCGGTGCTGCCAGTAAAAACGGAATTCTGTTTAAAGGCAGTAATTTTCTAGACAGTATTTCGACGATTCAGAATGTTGTTGTTGATAAAACCGGAACTATGACCGAAGGTGTTTTTAAAGTGCAGGAAGTCATTATAAAACCTGAATTTGATAAAGAAGAAATCCTGAAGATGGTCAATGCTTTAGAAAGCCGAAGTACACATCCCGTTGCAACTGCAATTCATAATTATGCGGGACAAATTGATACTTCAGTTGAATTGAAAGATATTGAAGAAATCTCGGGACACGGTTTAAAAGCTTCATATAATGGAAAAGAACTGCATGTAGGGAATTTTAAGCTTCTGGATAAGTTTTCTATTGCTTACGACATTGATCCGACATCAATAGTGTACACTACAATTGCAATTGCTTACGACCAGAAATTTGCAGGTTATTTAACCATTGCCGACGAAATCAAAGTTGATGCCCAAGAAACGGTTACCAAACTAAAAACTTTAGGGGTTAAACTAACCATGCTGAGCGGCGATAAAACAAATGTGGTTCAATTTGTAGCTGATAAACTCGGAATTGTAAAAGCTTTTGGGGATTTGCTTCCAGAAGATAAAGTCAACAAAGTCAACGAAATTAAAGCCAGAAACGAAACTATTGCTTTTGTGGGCGATGGCGTAAATGATGCACCCGTAATCGCTTTAAGCACAGTGGGAATTGCAATGGGAGGTTTAGGAAGCGACGCCGCAATTGAAACTGCTGATATTGTCATTCAGGATGATAAACCGAGTAAAATTGCAATGGCCATAAACATTGGGAAGCAAACCAAAAAAATCGTCTGGCAGAATATCACTTTAGCT contains:
- a CDS encoding heavy metal translocating P-type ATPase, with the protein product MMHQDKEVKNIKSKPKTTCCCSHDEPEHSDNDGHDHDHDGHDHEHNVEGSWFKLFLPAIVSFVILLIGIAFDNYFPQSWFTGYVRTIWYAIAYLPVGLPVLKEAYESIVKGDVFSEFFLMCIATIGAFAIGEYPEGVAVMLFYTIGETFQGMAVNRAKSSIKSLLDQRPDEVHVLENNVSVKVKAKDVQIGAVIQLKAGEKLGLDGELLSDSASFNTAALTGESKPDTKKKGETVLAGMINRNTIAEVKVTTAYNDSKLSKILELVQNAATKKAPAELFIRKFAKIYTPIVVYLAIAICLLPMLFVDNYVFSDWLYRALVFLVISCPCALVISIPLGYFGGIGAASKNGILFKGSNFLDSISTIQNVVVDKTGTMTEGVFKVQEVIIKPEFDKEEILKMVNALESRSTHPVATAIHNYAGQIDTSVELKDIEEISGHGLKASYNGKELHVGNFKLLDKFSIAYDIDPTSIVYTTIAIAYDQKFAGYLTIADEIKVDAQETVTKLKTLGVKLTMLSGDKTNVVQFVADKLGIVKAFGDLLPEDKVNKVNEIKARNETIAFVGDGVNDAPVIALSTVGIAMGGLGSDAAIETADIVIQDDKPSKIAMAINIGKQTKKIVWQNITLAFVVKAFVLILGAGGLATMWEAVFADVGVALLAILNAVRIQKMKF